A region from the Rosa rugosa chromosome 6, drRosRugo1.1, whole genome shotgun sequence genome encodes:
- the LOC133713959 gene encoding protein RETICULATA-RELATED 5, chloroplastic produces the protein MKPHSNTGFAASSPLHVTSPPRASPGISLRRQLIHVFRRLSYTKGRQTSLSVILRRNPSANSDKNIRDSIQNENYSDEPGRSSLTRRQALLAPSLALGAWFLKSAVASAADDSPPPPSSPSMTVPVPVPRAEEKKKEDDVITSRIYDATAIGEPMAVGKDKSKVWEKLMKARVVYLGEAEQVPIRDDKELELEIVRNMNKRCLESEKALALALESFPCDLQDQLNQYMNKSIDGEALKSYTSHWPPQRWQEYEPLLSYCRDNGVRLVACGTPLAVLRTVQAEGIRGLSKADRKMYAPPAGSGFISGLTSITHRSPVDSNSLTQTVPFGPSSYLSAQARVVEDYTMSQIILKAMEGGGATGMLVVVTGAGHVKYGLRGTGLPARISKKMQKKNQVVILLDPERQDIRREGEVPVADFLWYSAARPCNRNCFDRAEIARVMNAAGRKRDALPQDLQKGLDLGLVSPEVLQNFFDLEQYPLVSELTQRFQGFRERLLVDPKFLHRLAIEESISITTTLIAQYERRKENFFEELDYVITDTLRGIVVDFFTVWLPAPTLSFLSYADEMNAPDSMDAIKGLLGSIPDNAFQKSLVGQDWSINHRLASVLLGGLKLASVGFISSIGAVASSNCLFAVRKFINPALVTNQQKKRTPILKTAIIYGGFLGTSANLRYQIIAGLVEHRLSDEFSSQTILVNMLSFLSRTINSYWGTQQWIDLARFTGLQASKSEPSIYQTPDSTIQVALECNNTEETSVDDIQNK, from the exons ATGAAGCCGCACAGTAACACTGGCTTCGCCGCGAGTAGTCCACTCCACGTCACCTCTCCTCCCCGCGCCTCACCGGGAATCTCTCTCCGGCGACAACTCATCCACGTTTTCCGTCGATTATCTTACACTAAAGGCCGCCAAACTAGCCTCTCCGTCATTCTCCGTCGCAATCCTTCCGCGAATTCCGATAAAAACATCAGAGATTCAATACAAAATGAAAACTATTCAGACGAACCTGGCCGGAGTTCGCTCACGAGGAGACAAGCGCTACTCGCGCCGTCACTGGCGCTCGGCGCGTGGTTTTTAAAATCGGCAGTGGCGAGTGCGGCGGACGACTCGCCTCCTCCGCCGTCTTCGCCTTCAATGACGGTGCCGGTGCCCGTTCCGAGAGctgaggagaagaaaaaagaggatGATGTGATAACGTCGAGGATTTACGACGCGACGGCGATCGGAGAGCCAATGGCGGTGGGAAAAGACAAGAGCAAGGTCTGGGAGAAGCTGATGAAGGCTAGGGTTGTGTATCTAGGCGAAGCAGAGCAGGTTCCGATTCGCGACGATAAAGAATTGGAGCTCGAAATTGTGAGGAATATGAACAAGAGGTGCTTGGAGAGTGAGAAAGCCTTGGCTTTGGCTCTTGAATCTTTTCCTTGTGATCTTCAGGACCAGCTCAATCAGTACATGAACAAAAG CATAGATGGTGAAGCTTTGAAGTCATACACTTCACATTGGCCGCCGCAACGATGGCAGGAGTATGAGCCTCTTCTAAGTTACTGCCGAGATAATGGTGTTCGGCTTGTGGCTTGTGGTACTCCACTCGCG GTCTTACGGACTGTACAAGCGGAGGGAATTCGTGGGCTTTCAAAGGCTGATCGTAAAATGTATGCCCCTCCAGCAGGTTCGGGGTTCATCTCAGGCCTCACTTCGATCACACACAGATCACCAGTTGATAGTAATTCTCTGACTCAAACTGTTCCATTTGGGCCAAGCTCATATCTATCTGCACAGGCAAGAGTGGTTGAGGATTATACCATGTCCCAGATTATTTTAAAGGCCATGGAAGGTGGAGGAGCAACTGGTATGCTAGTGGTTGTGACAGGTGCAGGCCATGTCAAGTATGGGCTTAGAGGGACAGGATTGCCAGCCAGAATTTCAAAAAAGATGCAAAAGAAAAACCAAGTAGTTATATTACTTGATCCTGAAAGACAGGACATACGGCGAGAGGGAGAAGTTCCTGTTGCTGATTTCTTGTGGTATTCCGCTGCCAGACCCTGCAATAGGAATTGTTTTGATCGTGCTGAAATTGCTCGAGTTATGAATGCAGCAGGCAGGAAAAGAGATGCCCTTCCACAG GACCTTCAGAAAGGACTGGATCTTGGTTTGGTATCTCCAGAGGTATTACAGAACTTCTTTGATCTGGAGCAATATCCTCTTGTTTCGGAACTTACTCAACGGTTCCAG GGTTTCAGGGAAAGATTGTTGGTAGATCCCAAATTCTTGCATAGATTAGCTATAGAAGAATCTATATCAATAACTACTACTCTAATAGCACAATATGAGAGGCGTAAAGAAAATTTCTTTGAGGAGCTGGACTACGTGATTACGGATACTTTAAGGGGGATTGTTGTTGATTTCTTTACAGTGTGGCTTCCTGCTCCGACGTTGTCGTTCCTTTCATATGCTGATGAAATGAATGCGCCTGATAGCATGGATGCTATTAAAGGTCTGCTTGGGTCCATTCCAGATAATGCGTTTCAGAAGAGTCTTGTGGGGCAGGATTGGAGTATCAATCATAGACTTGCATCTGTGCTTTTGGGTGGTCTAAAACTAGCTAGTGTTGGATTTATTTCCAGTATTGGGGCTGTTGCTTCCTCAAATTGTCTATTTGCAGTTCGCAAATTCATCAATCCAGCTCTGGTTACTAAtcagcaaaagaaaagaactccAATACTTAAAACAGCAATAATCTATGGAGGCTTTCTCGGAACTTCCGCAAATCTCCGTTATCAG ATTATTGCTGGACTAGTGGAGCATCGACTTTCTGACGAATTTTCTTCTCAAACAATACTTGTAAATATGCTGTCTTTCCTTTCTCGGACAATAAACTCTTATTGGGGAACTCAG CAATGGATTGATCTTGCACGCTTCACTGGACTGCAAGCTTCGAAGAGTGAACCTTCCATTTACCAAACACCGGATTCTACTATCCAGGTTGCATTGGAATGTAACAACACAGAGGAAACAAGTGTAGACGATATACAAAACAAATGA
- the LOC133713958 gene encoding cation/H(+) antiporter 15-like, producing MSIDNVTVVCQNPHNTINVKGFWSGKNPLDSSTSLLLVQLSVVALLSNFVNLLLRQIGQSSIVSNIFSGIVFGPSLLGNLKKISDILFPVEGIIVLETLATWGLIFFLFSMGVKMDAGGIVRPQRKCLAIGTSLFLCTLILPEGLTFLLIRYVPKLDSSLRNSLPFLSATQALTSSPVIGSLLTELKILNTDIGRTAVSTAIFCDAVGITMSAIAIAISDRRNKNTIIPWLAVLQAAALLLVILLVARPIMMWIRNQAQERKSVRESHIFIIFVFVLVFAFLSEISSQHYVLGPLAFGFIIPAGPPLGSAVVARVDTLATGLFYPTYLAVTGLKTNIYTIDPRSSWVLGVIFLFASVVKIGAVMLPACYYEQTIREAFVLGLILNAKGITELIMFNIWKQTKLLSDQEYALAVIYVVAVTAAVTPLIKLLYDPSKQFSATKRSTIQHLKRETELRIMACIHSQDNIPTMVNVLELSNATEENPVAVIALILVELVGRITPVLIAHHPNDNLNTSVNSSTSNSNKIIKGLSQYAEYNERRASLQPFTSISHYPTMHEDIVRIAFEKKAHIVILPFHKHYAIDGTIGLVNRAHQSLNINLIEKAPCSVGILIDRGILGGSVSVLNSQFIFHVAVIFIGGVDDAEALAYGSRMASHPNVDLTVARFLLFGEENCKERKQDSDLLEEYRRANAGNERFVVVEEVVKDGAKLSSVICSMVDCFDLMLVGMHHQDSQLLSGIGNWSECPELGIIGDMLSSADFQCSLSVLVVQQQRISGKPISRTAKPVDKEPLIHDVPVEQMRGSWTITVNENDRK from the exons ATGTCAATAGATAATGTAACGGTGGTGTGTCAGAATCCTCACAACACCATCAACGTCAAGGGTTTTTGGAGCGGCAAAAACCCCCTGGATTCCTCCACTTCTCTTCTTCTGGTGCAGTTATCTGTAGTTGCATTACTCTCTAACTTCGTCAATCTTTTGCTCCGACAAATAGGACAATCCAGCATCGTTTCTAACATATTT AGTGGTATAGTATTCGGTCCATCACTTCTGGGGAATCTCAAGAAAATCTCGGACATCCTTTTCCCTGTAGAAGGCATCATAGTGCTCGAAACACTTGCAACATGGGGCCTCATATTCTTCCTATTTTCGATGGGAGTGAAGATGGATGCTGGAGGAATTGTGCGTCCCCAACGGAAGTGCTTGGCCATTGGAACATCATTGTTCCTTTGCACATTGATACTCCCTGAGGGACTAACCTTCCTCTTGATACGCTATGTCCCCAAATTGGACAGTTCGCTTCGGAACTCACTCCCCTTCTTATCTGCTACGCAAGCTTTGACAAGCTCCCCTGTTATTGGTTCTCTACTTACCGAGCTCAAGATTTTGAACACTGACATTGGCCGCACGGCGGTCTCAACGGCAATATTTTGTGATGCTGTTGGCATAACGATGAGTGCGATTGCTATTGCAATAAGTGATAGGAGGAACAAAAATACAATAATACCATGGCTCGCAGTACTACAAGCAGCGGCTCTTTTGTTGGTCATTCTCCTTGTGGCCAGGCCAATCATGATGTGGATACGAAACCAGGCACAGGAAAGAAAATCTGTCAGGGAGTCGCATATTTTCATCATTTTCGTTTTTGTGCTTGTGTTTGCATTTCTTAGTGAGATCTCAAGCCAGCATTACGTATTGGGGCCGCTAGCGTTTGGCTTTATAATACCTGCCGGACCGCCTTTAGGCTCAGCTGTGGTGGCCAGGGTGGATACTCTTGCTACAGGACTATTCTACCCAACATACCTTGCCGTCACGGGGCTGAAAACAAACATCTACACGATTGATCCTCGGTCTTCGTGGGTTCTCGGGGTTATTTTTCTCTTCGCTAGCGTGGTCAAGATTGGAGCAGTAATGTTGCCAGCCTGCTATTATGAACAGACTATACGTGAAGCTTTTGTGCTCGGGCTTATTCTCAATGCAAAAGGCATCACTGAGCTTATTATGTTCAACATTTGGAAGCAAACCAAG CTGCTGAGCGATCAAGAATATGCCCTGGCTGTGATCTATGTAGTAGCGGTAACAGCTGCTGTGACACCCTTGATAAAACTTCTCTATGATCCCTCAAAGCAATTCTCAGCTACCAAAAGAAGTACAATCCAGCATTTGAAGCGTGAGACAGAGCTCCGAATCATGGCCTGCATCCACTCCCAGGATAACATTCCCACAATGGTAAACGTCCTAGAATTATCAAATGCAACAGAAGAGAACCCTGTTGCAGTCATTGCCCTTATCCTCGTCGAGCTTGTGGGACGAATCACCCCTGTTCTCATAGCACACCACCCCAATGACAATCTAAACACCAGCGTTAACAGCAGCACATCCAACTCCAACAAAATTATCAAAGGCTTGAGTCAGTATGCCGAGTACAATGAACGGCGCGCCAGCCTCCAACCGTTCACTTCCATCTCACATTATCCAACAATGCACGAAGACATTGTAAGGATAGCATTTGAGAAGAAGGCACACATTGTGATCCTGCCGTTTCACAAGCATTATGCAATAGATGGCACCATCGGGTTAGTGAACAGAGCTCACCAGTCCCTGAACAtcaatttaattgaaaaggCACCTTGCTCAGTCGGAATCCTCATTGATCGGGGAATCCTAGGCGGTTCGGTATCAGTTCTTAACAGCCAGTTTATATTCCATGTTGCTGTGATCTTCATAGGTGGTGTAGACGATGCAGAGGCACTAGCCTATGGCTCTCGCATGGCAAGTCATCCAAATGTGGACTTAACAGTTGCACGGTTTCTTCTctttggagaagaaaattgtAAAGAAAGGAAGCAGGACAGTGACTTGCTTGAAGAATACAGGCGAGCTAATGCAGGAAATGAGCGGTTTGTTGTGGTGGAAGAAGTGGTAAAAGATGGAGCGAAGCTGTCTTCTGTCATCTGTTCAATGGTAGATTGCTTTGATTTGATGTTGGTGGGGATGCATCATCAGGACTCCCAGCTTCTTTCGGGGATTGGTAACTGGAGTGAGTGCCCAGAGCTTGGTATCATTGGCGATATGCTTTCTTCGGCGGATTTTCAGTGCTCACTTTCAGTACTAGTCGTGCAACAACAAAGAATATCAGGAAAACCAATAAGTCGGACTGCAAAACCTGTTGATAAAGAACCGCTAATTCATGATGTCCCAGTAGAACAAATGAGAGGATCATGGACAATTACAGTGAATGAAAATGATAGGaaatag